In one Spirosoma rigui genomic region, the following are encoded:
- a CDS encoding OmpA family protein, with protein MNRSLQLLLIAAMALGSLSLQAQSVRLRSANKQFENLSYVSAIRAYEDFLKSDKNKEPAETREAMTKLGYSYRKVQDTRNAERIYAELIKAYPDVESEVYLYYAQSLAANGKYRESQKQYSQYGEKQSQDLRGRRFTVSYMDMSRFYLDSSSYKVQSLPINSRQADFSPMYYKNGLVFVSARDEAGAVKRVFNWNQTPFLDLYFHPDTMQLRAPGGELVRSATAAVVGGGNTEKAESAEASTDNQPLTKAEIFNRTLNTKYHEGPMTFTQDQNVIVFTRNNSSKGKSGKSADGIKKLKLYSSVNKDGKWADIQELPFNSNEYSVGHPAFSPDNTKMYFVSDMPGGYGGTDIYIVEYNNGSWGTPVNMGKEINTEGNEMFPFADESGKLYFSSDGHEGLGGLDIFFAELRDGVAYKGVQNAGAPINSEKDDFGFITDRTRTSGYFSSNRKKGASDDDIYSFRRTCKQLNIFVYDAKSGSPLENADVRILRNGANQELRLTNVSGRADMCLEPSTEYEFKAVKEGFAMNSVRFSTMTQSPKPVMNVSIYLERSENALVKGIVKTEVNQKPATGVKVTLRNEKDKSEQTVITGPDGGYEFATKPNAPYTITAQKDKYATKKTQIVKGKRSVNAVTDSLGLYGVGDIFQLKNIYYDLNKFFIRADAAKELDRVVVLLKEYPKMQIELRSHTDARATDTYNVRLSENRARAAMDYLISRGISAGRLVAHGYGESEIINGCSDGINCTEHEHQQNRRTEFKILAVQ; from the coding sequence ATGAACCGATCTCTACAGCTTTTGCTCATCGCGGCTATGGCATTGGGAAGCCTGAGTCTTCAGGCACAAAGCGTTCGACTTCGGTCGGCCAATAAGCAATTTGAAAACCTTAGTTATGTCAGTGCCATCCGGGCCTACGAAGACTTTTTGAAGTCTGATAAAAATAAAGAACCGGCCGAAACGCGCGAAGCCATGACCAAACTTGGCTACAGCTACCGGAAGGTGCAGGATACCCGGAACGCCGAGCGGATTTATGCCGAACTGATCAAAGCCTATCCCGACGTAGAAAGTGAAGTTTATCTATACTACGCGCAGTCGCTGGCGGCCAACGGAAAATACCGGGAGTCGCAGAAGCAGTACAGCCAGTACGGAGAAAAGCAGTCGCAGGATCTTCGGGGCCGACGGTTTACGGTGTCTTACATGGACATGAGCCGTTTCTACCTGGATTCATCGTCCTACAAGGTGCAGTCGCTGCCAATCAACTCACGCCAGGCCGACTTCAGTCCGATGTATTATAAAAACGGTCTGGTCTTCGTGTCAGCGCGGGATGAAGCCGGGGCCGTCAAACGCGTCTTCAACTGGAACCAGACACCCTTCCTGGATCTGTATTTCCACCCCGATACCATGCAGCTGCGTGCGCCGGGGGGCGAACTGGTACGGTCGGCTACGGCCGCCGTAGTTGGCGGGGGGAATACGGAGAAAGCTGAATCGGCCGAGGCATCGACCGATAACCAGCCGCTTACCAAAGCCGAGATCTTCAACCGGACGCTGAATACCAAGTACCACGAAGGCCCCATGACCTTTACCCAGGATCAGAACGTCATCGTCTTCACCCGGAATAACTCCAGCAAAGGAAAATCGGGCAAGAGTGCCGACGGGATCAAGAAACTAAAGCTGTATTCATCGGTTAACAAAGACGGGAAATGGGCTGACATTCAGGAATTACCCTTTAACAGCAACGAATACTCGGTGGGTCATCCCGCCTTCTCGCCCGACAATACCAAAATGTATTTTGTCTCGGATATGCCCGGCGGGTACGGAGGAACCGATATCTACATCGTTGAATACAACAACGGGAGCTGGGGCACCCCCGTCAACATGGGCAAAGAGATCAATACGGAAGGCAACGAAATGTTTCCCTTCGCCGATGAGAGCGGGAAACTCTACTTCTCGTCGGATGGCCACGAAGGGCTGGGCGGGCTGGATATTTTCTTCGCCGAGCTTCGCGATGGGGTTGCCTACAAAGGCGTTCAGAATGCTGGCGCTCCCATCAACTCCGAAAAAGATGACTTCGGCTTTATCACCGACCGGACTCGTACGAGTGGTTATTTCAGCAGTAACCGGAAAAAAGGCGCCAGTGATGACGATATCTATTCATTCCGGCGTACCTGCAAGCAGCTGAATATCTTTGTCTACGACGCCAAAAGCGGCTCCCCGCTCGAAAATGCCGATGTGCGGATCCTGCGCAATGGCGCCAACCAGGAACTGCGGCTTACCAACGTATCGGGCCGGGCCGACATGTGTCTCGAACCCAGTACGGAGTATGAGTTCAAGGCCGTCAAGGAGGGCTTCGCCATGAACAGCGTCCGGTTCTCTACCATGACCCAGTCGCCAAAACCCGTTATGAACGTTTCGATCTACCTGGAGCGCTCCGAGAACGCGCTGGTGAAGGGCATCGTCAAAACGGAAGTCAACCAGAAACCGGCAACGGGCGTGAAGGTAACGCTGCGGAACGAAAAGGATAAATCAGAGCAAACGGTCATCACCGGACCCGATGGTGGCTATGAATTCGCCACCAAACCAAACGCCCCTTATACCATTACCGCCCAGAAGGACAAGTACGCAACGAAAAAGACCCAGATCGTCAAAGGCAAACGGAGTGTCAACGCTGTTACCGACTCGCTGGGCCTGTATGGCGTGGGAGACATCTTTCAGCTGAAGAACATTTACTACGACCTGAATAAATTCTTCATCCGGGCCGATGCCGCCAAAGAGCTCGACCGCGTGGTGGTTCTCCTTAAAGAATACCCGAAAATGCAGATTGAACTACGGTCGCATACCGACGCCCGGGCTACGGATACCTACAACGTGCGGCTGTCGGAAAACCGCGCCCGGGCGGCCATGGACTATCTGATATCGCGCGGAATCTCCGCCGGTCGGCTGGTAGCCCACGGCTACGGCGAAAGTGAGATTATCAACGGCTGTTCGGATGGGATCAACTGCACTGAACACGAGCACCAGCAAAACCGCCGGACCGAGTTCAAGATACTGGCGGTTCAGTAG
- a CDS encoding carboxylate-amine ligase, with protein sequence MPVFTLGIEEEFQTIDPQTGELRSHMSKIVEGGKIVLQERVKAEMHQAVVEVGTDICNNIHDARNEVTYLRKMIIELADAQNLRIAAAGTHPFSDWQQQLITPNERYDQLIDELRDVARSNLIFGLHVHVGIESRNEGIQIMNAVRYFLPHIYALSTNSPFWRGRNTGFKSYRSKVFDKFPRTGIPDFFSSAAEYDEYLALLVKTGCIDNGKKIWWDIRLHPFFDTIEFRICDVPMRVDETICLAAIMQALVAKIYKLHKQNLNFRPYRRILINENKWRAARYGIEGKLIDFGKQEEVPTHHLIHELLNFIDDVVDDLGSRAECEYVLKILEMGTGADRQLAVFQQHNDLKRVVDYIVEETSFGIR encoded by the coding sequence ATGCCCGTATTTACCCTCGGTATCGAAGAAGAGTTCCAAACCATTGATCCACAAACCGGCGAGTTGCGCTCCCACATGTCGAAGATCGTTGAAGGCGGCAAAATTGTCCTTCAGGAGCGTGTGAAGGCAGAAATGCACCAGGCCGTCGTTGAAGTGGGGACCGACATCTGTAACAACATCCACGATGCCCGCAACGAGGTGACGTATCTGCGGAAGATGATCATTGAACTGGCCGACGCCCAGAACCTCAGGATCGCGGCCGCCGGAACGCACCCCTTTTCCGACTGGCAGCAGCAGCTGATCACTCCCAACGAACGCTACGATCAGCTGATCGACGAGCTACGCGACGTAGCCCGTTCCAACCTTATCTTCGGGCTGCACGTCCACGTCGGCATCGAGAGCCGCAACGAAGGCATTCAGATTATGAACGCCGTGCGGTATTTTCTGCCCCACATTTACGCGCTGTCCACAAACTCGCCGTTCTGGCGGGGCCGAAACACCGGCTTCAAGTCGTACCGCTCCAAGGTGTTCGACAAATTTCCCCGCACGGGTATCCCTGACTTCTTCTCGTCGGCGGCCGAGTACGACGAGTACCTGGCGTTGCTGGTAAAAACGGGATGTATCGACAACGGCAAGAAGATCTGGTGGGATATCCGGCTACATCCGTTTTTCGATACCATCGAGTTCCGCATCTGCGACGTACCCATGCGGGTCGATGAAACGATTTGTCTGGCCGCCATCATGCAGGCTCTGGTCGCGAAGATCTACAAGCTCCACAAGCAGAATCTGAATTTCCGCCCCTACCGGCGCATTCTGATCAACGAAAACAAGTGGCGGGCGGCCCGCTACGGTATCGAAGGCAAACTCATCGATTTTGGCAAGCAGGAGGAGGTGCCGACCCACCACCTGATCCACGAACTGCTTAATTTCATTGACGATGTAGTTGATGATCTGGGTAGCCGGGCCGAGTGTGAATACGTGCTGAAGATCCTCGAAATGGGTACCGGAGCGGACCGGCAACTCGCCGTTTTCCAGCAGCACAACGACCTGAAACGGGTGGTGGATTACATTGTGGAGGAAACTTCTTTCGGAATCAGGTAG
- the chrA gene encoding chromate efflux transporter, which yields MRPTLPYIQPVRKIRYVIFLKDVLILALTTFGGPQVHLAMLYDRFVVKRRYLTEGELMELNALGQVLPGPTSTQTITAVGFKIGGPNLAYITLLIWILPGVSLMTAAGIGMYYLEQRNLSLNFARFIQPMAVGFLIVAGYRIGQKVIKNKVSLALALTATMVAYVFRSPVMTPIVIVLGGLTTALTYEKQERMDKKPLRVQWANFFLWLGVFLAAAGLGAITQSLPVRLFENFYRNGSLVFGGGQVLTPMLYNEFVAFKHYLSREEFLSGLGLVQAVPGPVFSFASYIGALSMRHDGVSGQLWGSFVSTAGIFLPGTFLIFFVYRFWEQLKRYRVVRASLDGVNAASTGLTAAAAIILFQPMLPHWPSVVVVLITIGLLLYTRTPPYLLILGGLLVGFLL from the coding sequence ATGCGCCCAACCCTTCCTTACATTCAACCGGTTCGCAAGATACGGTACGTCATTTTTTTGAAGGACGTTCTCATTCTGGCGTTGACCACGTTTGGGGGGCCGCAGGTACACCTGGCAATGTTGTATGACCGGTTCGTGGTCAAGCGCCGTTACCTGACCGAGGGGGAGCTGATGGAGCTGAATGCGCTGGGCCAGGTGTTGCCCGGTCCGACATCAACGCAGACCATTACGGCGGTAGGGTTCAAGATCGGTGGTCCCAACCTGGCCTACATCACGCTGCTGATCTGGATTCTGCCGGGTGTCTCGCTGATGACCGCGGCCGGGATCGGTATGTATTACCTCGAACAGCGGAACCTCTCCCTGAATTTTGCGCGGTTCATTCAGCCCATGGCGGTTGGTTTTTTAATCGTGGCTGGTTACCGGATTGGGCAGAAAGTGATCAAAAACAAGGTAAGTCTGGCCCTGGCCCTCACGGCCACGATGGTCGCGTACGTGTTTCGTTCGCCGGTAATGACGCCCATCGTTATTGTGCTGGGCGGACTAACGACGGCCCTGACCTACGAAAAGCAGGAGCGGATGGACAAGAAACCCCTGCGGGTGCAGTGGGCTAACTTTTTCCTGTGGCTGGGGGTTTTCCTGGCTGCGGCCGGGCTGGGGGCCATTACCCAGTCGCTGCCCGTGCGGCTCTTCGAAAATTTTTACCGGAATGGCAGCCTGGTGTTCGGGGGCGGTCAGGTGCTCACGCCCATGCTGTATAACGAATTTGTGGCCTTCAAGCATTACCTGTCCCGCGAAGAGTTTCTGTCGGGTCTGGGCCTGGTACAGGCGGTTCCGGGGCCTGTCTTTTCCTTTGCTTCGTACATCGGTGCGCTGTCCATGCGGCACGACGGGGTAAGTGGTCAGCTGTGGGGCAGCTTCGTTTCGACGGCCGGTATTTTTCTGCCGGGCACTTTTCTGATCTTTTTTGTTTACCGGTTCTGGGAGCAGCTTAAACGCTACCGGGTCGTACGGGCCTCGCTGGACGGGGTCAATGCTGCCAGCACGGGACTGACGGCAGCTGCGGCCATTATACTTTTTCAGCCCATGCTGCCGCACTGGCCTTCGGTGGTGGTGGTTCTCATCACGATAGGCCTTTTGCTCTACACCCGCACTCCGCCCTACCTGCTGATCCTCGGCGGTTTACTGGTGGGATTCCTGCTATAA
- a CDS encoding type 1 glutamine amidotransferase produces MSLLKIAVLDMNNNHANEGMRCILQSIRNVQGAESAQLAFDVFNVRGANELPDLSYDIYISSGGPGSPLASDDAWEQPYFALIDQLFAWNRQHSRKKYVFLICHSFQLVVRHLALGTLSKRRSTSFGIFPVHKIGEGLTDPLLNGLPEPFYAVDSRDYQITEPDDARMNDLGATMLCLEKARPHVPLDRAVMAIRFSDEIVGTQFHPEADNEGMLRYFLSDEKRNQVITNFGQQKYDEMVAYLQDPDKIALTESVILPGFLKRIIDGTGVAARPRAEHLVEQA; encoded by the coding sequence ATGAGTCTACTAAAAATCGCCGTTCTCGACATGAATAACAACCACGCCAACGAAGGCATGCGTTGTATCCTGCAATCTATCCGGAACGTTCAGGGCGCAGAATCTGCCCAGCTTGCCTTCGATGTGTTTAATGTTCGGGGGGCCAACGAACTCCCCGATCTGTCTTACGATATTTATATTTCCTCGGGTGGACCCGGTAGTCCGCTGGCCTCTGACGACGCCTGGGAACAGCCATACTTTGCGCTGATCGACCAGCTTTTCGCCTGGAACCGGCAACACAGCCGCAAGAAATACGTTTTTCTGATTTGCCACTCGTTTCAGCTGGTTGTGCGTCACCTGGCGCTGGGCACCCTCAGCAAACGCCGGTCTACTTCCTTCGGAATCTTTCCGGTACACAAGATTGGGGAGGGCCTGACCGATCCTCTGCTGAACGGCCTGCCCGAGCCCTTTTACGCCGTTGATTCCCGTGATTACCAGATTACAGAACCCGACGATGCGCGCATGAATGACCTCGGTGCGACGATGCTCTGCCTCGAAAAAGCGCGGCCCCACGTACCCCTCGACCGCGCGGTGATGGCCATCCGGTTCTCCGACGAAATTGTGGGTACCCAGTTTCACCCCGAAGCCGACAACGAAGGGATGCTCCGGTATTTTCTGAGCGACGAAAAACGCAACCAGGTGATCACTAACTTCGGCCAGCAGAAATACGACGAGATGGTAGCCTACCTGCAGGACCCCGACAAAATTGCCCTGACCGAATCCGTGATACTGCCGGGCTTCCTCAAGCGGATCATCGATGGTACAGGGGTGGCCGCACGTCCGCGTGCCGAGCACCTTGTCGAGCAGGCCTGA
- a CDS encoding sensor histidine kinase produces MNANTAERWQVPGSLWQTALDQSSSGIVVYKAVRSADGSIDTFQIQLANYRAEQLIGLTRSEMLGKRVDDVFASSARMKLWTDLAEAIDTAQVHHSELFHRITRTGLDYWFDLTIQPLDDGEQAVVSFTDITELKTAQQLLLGESILFKTLSSTVPGMCVVVVNYFQKVLFANGKLPGLFNSANPDDVLSRRIVDTMRPDYQPDWKRYISSALMGEQHSFSDHWGGWRCECYVGPVRNERGDIVMAICVYRDITEQFRQQQALQRMNSDLQRSNNSLEQFAYVASHDLQEPLRKIRSFGDLLRDRYAEDLGGAGADMVQRMQSAADRMDLLIKSLLSYARITAPTAIANRQKQDLVSIEAVLGDILTDLEMTISERGAVIKHGPHLPMVPGDATQLRQLFQNLMTNAMKFTRPDQRPEVTVTGELVRGYDVPDFPGIDPLLEYAHFRVQDNGIGIDTAHFDTIFGLFNRLHGRQQFAGTGIGLATCRRVAENHGGTIRVESTLNYGTTFHVYLPLHIPEQAVD; encoded by the coding sequence ATGAACGCAAATACAGCCGAACGATGGCAGGTGCCGGGTTCGCTTTGGCAAACCGCTCTGGATCAATCGTCCAGTGGCATAGTTGTTTATAAAGCCGTTCGCTCCGCCGACGGATCGATTGATACTTTTCAAATTCAACTGGCCAACTATCGGGCCGAGCAGCTCATCGGCCTTACCCGCAGCGAGATGCTGGGAAAACGGGTCGACGACGTGTTTGCCAGCAGCGCGCGCATGAAGCTCTGGACCGACCTGGCCGAAGCCATCGACACGGCTCAAGTTCACCACTCCGAGCTCTTCCACCGCATTACCCGTACGGGCCTTGACTACTGGTTCGACCTGACGATCCAGCCACTCGACGATGGCGAACAGGCCGTTGTGTCCTTTACCGACATTACGGAACTGAAAACAGCCCAGCAGTTGCTGCTGGGTGAGTCGATTCTGTTCAAGACCCTGTCCTCGACCGTACCGGGCATGTGCGTGGTGGTGGTCAACTATTTTCAGAAAGTTCTCTTTGCCAACGGAAAGCTGCCCGGTCTCTTCAACAGCGCCAATCCCGACGACGTCCTTAGCCGACGTATTGTCGACACCATGCGGCCCGACTACCAGCCCGACTGGAAACGCTACATCAGTTCGGCCCTCATGGGCGAGCAGCATTCGTTTAGTGACCACTGGGGCGGCTGGCGGTGTGAGTGCTACGTGGGTCCCGTCCGGAACGAACGGGGTGATATAGTCATGGCCATTTGCGTGTACCGCGACATAACCGAGCAGTTTCGCCAGCAGCAGGCACTGCAACGCATGAACAGCGATCTCCAGCGATCCAATAACAGCCTGGAGCAGTTTGCCTACGTTGCGAGCCACGATTTGCAGGAACCCCTGCGCAAGATCCGCTCATTCGGAGATTTGCTCCGGGATCGCTACGCCGAAGACCTCGGCGGGGCGGGTGCCGATATGGTCCAGCGGATGCAGTCGGCTGCCGACCGTATGGATCTGCTCATCAAAAGTCTGCTTTCCTACGCCCGGATCACCGCGCCGACGGCTATTGCCAACCGCCAGAAGCAGGACCTGGTTAGTATCGAAGCGGTTTTGGGCGATATCCTGACCGACCTGGAGATGACCATCAGTGAGCGGGGGGCGGTGATCAAGCACGGCCCTCACCTGCCCATGGTTCCCGGCGACGCGACCCAGCTGAGGCAGTTGTTTCAGAATCTGATGACCAACGCCATGAAGTTTACCCGGCCCGACCAGCGCCCCGAGGTTACGGTCACGGGCGAACTGGTCCGGGGCTACGACGTACCCGACTTTCCGGGCATCGACCCCCTCCTCGAATACGCGCATTTTCGGGTGCAGGATAACGGCATTGGCATCGATACAGCGCACTTCGACACCATTTTTGGTCTTTTCAACCGCCTGCACGGCCGCCAGCAGTTTGCCGGAACAGGAATAGGCCTGGCTACCTGTCGCCGGGTGGCGGAGAATCATGGCGGAACGATCCGGGTGGAAAGCACGCTCAATTACGGAACTACGTTTCACGTTTACCTGCCCCTGCATATTCCCGAGCAGGCGGTGGACTAA
- a CDS encoding isopenicillin N synthase family dioxygenase, whose amino-acid sequence MQSQELYDEIPSLDLADFTSGDVARKAQFVQQLGSAFNQIGFVAIRNHGLTDELTGRLYDSAQAFFSAPDAVKQQYEHPELNGQRGYIGKGKETAKGFKVADLKEFYHIGQPEPVGDMPANVLPAEYPAFGEAALTAYRTLENAGKQLLRAIALYLELPETYFDDKVQNGDSILRALHYFPLDPDSTPDGAVRAAAHGDINLITLLMGASADGLQVLRRDGKWISITALPDQVVVNVGDMLDRLTNHKLKSTIHQVVNPPREKMNQSRYSIPFFMHPRADMNLTSLDSCIDQQHPKLYVDMTAGEFLDERLRELGLKK is encoded by the coding sequence ATGCAATCCCAAGAGTTATATGACGAGATCCCCTCGTTGGATTTAGCTGATTTCACCTCGGGCGACGTGGCCCGCAAGGCGCAGTTCGTCCAGCAACTGGGCAGCGCGTTCAATCAGATCGGTTTTGTTGCCATCCGTAACCACGGCCTCACCGATGAGTTGACCGGGCGGCTGTATGATTCGGCGCAGGCCTTCTTTTCGGCTCCGGACGCGGTCAAACAGCAGTATGAGCATCCCGAACTGAACGGCCAACGGGGCTACATCGGCAAAGGAAAAGAAACCGCCAAAGGGTTTAAAGTCGCTGACCTTAAAGAGTTTTATCACATTGGCCAGCCCGAGCCCGTCGGGGATATGCCCGCCAACGTACTGCCCGCCGAGTACCCGGCGTTTGGCGAAGCTGCACTAACCGCTTACCGGACGCTGGAGAATGCGGGCAAGCAACTCCTGCGCGCCATTGCCCTGTATTTAGAACTGCCCGAAACCTATTTTGACGACAAAGTTCAGAACGGCGACAGCATCCTGCGCGCGCTCCACTACTTCCCGCTCGATCCCGATTCCACGCCGGACGGGGCGGTACGGGCCGCGGCCCACGGGGATATCAACCTCATCACCCTGCTGATGGGTGCTTCGGCCGATGGCCTCCAGGTGCTTCGGCGCGATGGAAAGTGGATCAGCATTACGGCCCTGCCCGATCAGGTCGTTGTGAACGTGGGCGATATGCTCGACCGGCTCACGAATCACAAACTCAAGTCGACCATTCACCAGGTCGTCAATCCACCCCGGGAAAAGATGAACCAGTCGCGCTACTCGATTCCGTTCTTCATGCACCCCCGGGCCGACATGAACCTGACCAGCCTCGACAGCTGCATCGATCAGCAGCATCCCAAATTGTACGTCGATATGACGGCGGGTGAGTTTCTTGATGAACGGTTGAGAGAACTTGGATTAAAAAAGTAA
- a CDS encoding SDR family NAD(P)-dependent oxidoreductase, with translation MRFSDKVCIVTGGTSGIGRATAERLGEEGGKVLVVGRDEERGKEVIDYITSKGGEARFADVDIADAKAVEEAVNQALTTWGRIDVVVNNAAMMTFTPIVDLSVEDWDHVQAVNLRAVFLFCKFTIPHMKGGAIVNVSSVHAFQSTANVIPYASSKGGMEAFSRGVALEYDMAKVRINCVAPGAVDTAMLWDNPNIKSGAEKLEGVIGQPADIASAICYLASDEARYINGTTLVVDGGRLGIL, from the coding sequence ATGAGATTTTCGGATAAAGTATGTATTGTAACCGGCGGCACGTCGGGGATAGGCCGGGCTACGGCCGAGCGGTTGGGTGAAGAGGGCGGTAAGGTGCTGGTGGTGGGGCGCGATGAAGAGCGGGGAAAGGAAGTCATTGACTACATTACCAGTAAAGGGGGGGAGGCCCGGTTTGCTGATGTTGACATTGCCGATGCCAAAGCGGTAGAGGAGGCTGTCAACCAGGCGCTAACCACCTGGGGGCGAATCGACGTAGTGGTTAACAACGCGGCTATGATGACGTTTACGCCCATCGTCGACTTGTCGGTTGAGGACTGGGACCACGTACAGGCCGTCAACCTGCGGGCCGTTTTCCTTTTTTGTAAATTCACAATTCCCCACATGAAGGGCGGAGCCATTGTCAATGTCAGTTCGGTGCACGCGTTTCAGAGTACTGCCAACGTCATTCCCTATGCATCGAGTAAAGGCGGTATGGAAGCCTTCTCGCGTGGGGTAGCGCTGGAGTATGACATGGCGAAGGTGCGCATCAACTGCGTAGCGCCCGGCGCCGTCGACACGGCTATGCTGTGGGATAATCCAAACATAAAGAGCGGAGCCGAAAAGCTAGAAGGTGTCATTGGCCAACCCGCCGACATTGCGTCGGCTATTTGTTACCTGGCCTCCGACGAGGCCCGCTACATAAACGGGACGACACTGGTCGTAGACGGTGGCCGACTGGGAATTTTATAA
- a CDS encoding DinB family protein, producing MSANNLPEVWLRGPLPDVPALLQPVAHALLQAREEVNALMGDFPDDLLWERPATVASVGFHLQHLAGVLDRLFSYAEGRSLSDSQLASLATEGKFNPDGHETTHTLVQRFNAQVATVLAQLRTTDESTLTEVRYVGRGRVPSTVIGLLVHSAEHTTRHVGQLLVTVRILTQH from the coding sequence ATGAGTGCCAACAACCTGCCCGAAGTCTGGTTACGGGGCCCTCTGCCCGACGTTCCGGCTTTACTCCAACCCGTTGCGCACGCCCTGCTGCAGGCGCGTGAGGAGGTTAATGCGCTGATGGGTGACTTTCCGGATGATCTGCTTTGGGAGCGCCCGGCCACCGTTGCCTCCGTGGGATTTCATCTTCAGCACCTGGCCGGCGTCCTCGACCGTCTCTTTAGTTACGCGGAGGGAAGGTCACTATCTGACAGTCAGTTAGCCTCGCTGGCAACAGAAGGAAAGTTTAATCCGGACGGCCACGAAACTACGCACACGCTGGTCCAGCGGTTTAATGCGCAGGTTGCTACGGTCCTCGCCCAGCTTCGCACCACGGACGAATCGACACTGACCGAGGTCCGCTACGTTGGCCGCGGTCGGGTACCCTCTACGGTCATTGGTCTGCTCGTGCATTCCGCTGAACATACCACCCGTCACGTCGGTCAGTTGCTGGTAACGGTACGTATCTTAACCCAACACTGA
- a CDS encoding DUF6580 family putative transport protein: MKSLPIRLITLITIVLATALFRLVPHWPNFTPIAAMALFGAAMFERKWLGLVAPLAAMLLSDALIGFHSSMGAVYVSFSLTWLLGVWALRPSSRNSINAGRIAGASVAASILFFLVTNFAVWYGSTFYPQTVQGLMTCYVAGLAFYNGTSFFLNGLAGDLFFSALLFGGYYLLQTRFGELKPVRVRNNR, from the coding sequence ATGAAGTCGCTCCCGATTCGCCTGATTACGCTGATTACCATTGTCCTGGCTACGGCATTGTTCCGGCTGGTACCCCACTGGCCTAACTTCACGCCGATAGCCGCCATGGCCCTGTTTGGCGCAGCAATGTTTGAACGTAAGTGGCTGGGGCTGGTAGCCCCCCTGGCAGCCATGCTCCTGAGCGATGCACTGATTGGATTTCACAGCAGCATGGGAGCCGTTTATGTCAGCTTTAGCCTGACCTGGCTGTTAGGGGTATGGGCGCTGCGCCCCTCCTCCCGTAATTCGATCAACGCCGGCCGCATTGCGGGCGCTTCCGTGGCTGCTTCGATTCTCTTTTTTCTGGTTACGAACTTTGCTGTCTGGTACGGCAGTACGTTCTACCCCCAAACGGTACAGGGACTTATGACCTGCTACGTTGCCGGTCTCGCTTTTTACAACGGAACATCGTTTTTCCTGAACGGACTGGCCGGTGATCTGTTCTTCAGCGCGTTACTGTTTGGTGGCTACTACCTCCTGCAAACGCGTTTTGGTGAACTCAAGCCGGTACGGGTACGGAACAACCGGTAG
- a CDS encoding SDR family NAD(P)-dependent oxidoreductase, translating into MQAAQTEKAIFDLTGKVAIITGASKGIGEDIARLFARFGAKVVVSSRRQDTLDQLADDIKSQGGETTGIAAHTGDLDQLRQLVDKTIDIYGGVDILVNNAATNPVYGPSLDCDALAFDKIMGVNVKSPFELSKLCYPSMKARGGGSVIMMSSIAGDTPDPGLGIYSVSKASLNMLTKVLAKEWGPDGIRVNAICPGLIKTKFSQALWQDDKTLAHFTKRLPIARMGTTDEISPLALFLASDASSYSTGSLFYADGGTVI; encoded by the coding sequence ATGCAAGCCGCCCAAACCGAAAAAGCCATTTTTGATCTTACCGGTAAAGTTGCCATCATCACCGGAGCCAGCAAAGGCATTGGCGAAGACATTGCCCGGCTGTTTGCCCGTTTCGGGGCGAAGGTCGTTGTCAGCAGCCGCCGGCAGGATACGCTCGACCAACTCGCCGATGATATCAAAAGCCAAGGGGGCGAGACTACCGGCATTGCTGCCCATACCGGCGACCTGGATCAACTGCGCCAGCTCGTCGACAAAACGATCGACATTTATGGTGGCGTCGACATCCTGGTCAACAATGCCGCGACGAATCCCGTGTACGGCCCGTCGCTCGACTGCGATGCCCTGGCCTTCGACAAGATTATGGGAGTTAATGTAAAATCGCCTTTCGAACTGAGCAAACTCTGCTATCCCAGCATGAAAGCGCGGGGCGGTGGCAGCGTCATCATGATGAGCAGCATCGCCGGAGACACTCCCGATCCGGGTTTAGGCATCTACAGCGTCAGCAAAGCCAGCCTGAATATGCTCACCAAAGTCCTGGCCAAAGAGTGGGGACCGGACGGTATTCGGGTTAACGCCATATGCCCCGGTCTGATCAAAACGAAGTTTAGCCAGGCGCTGTGGCAGGACGACAAAACGCTCGCTCATTTCACCAAACGGCTTCCCATCGCCCGTATGGGAACGACCGATGAAATCAGCCCGCTGGCCCTGTTCCTGGCTTCGGACGCGTCATCCTACAGCACAGGCAGTCTGTTCTATGCCGACGGCGGGACGGTCATTTAA